The nucleotide sequence TAAGCACTTCTTCCAAGGTGTACATAGTGAGTTTGTTGGAAAGCTTGGAATCGTATTTATACCATTGAACACATTTTGATATTCTTTCCATTCAGAAAGACTGTgacacacaaagcagattcagagatTTTAACACTGTTGTTGAAGCTCTTTAATAATTTAGCATACACATCTTCAGTAATAAGAAATAGTGGTGCTGTATCCTAGAATGAATATGTCATCCAGAGATAATTAGAAAATGATTATTCCTTTTTCCAATTAGGGTGATTGATGTTGGGTCTGAATGGCGGACATTCAGCAATGAAAAAGCTGGTGCTGACCCATCTCGAGTTGGTGGACCAGAAAATCCACTACTTAATGGCTCAGATCTATCAACAATGATTGGTCCAGGTCGTGGTGATGCTTCATTTGATGGTTTTGGAGTTTCAAAGTATCAGAACCGCCGAACGGTAAGAATTTTCTTCAAATTTCAATGTAATTTTGTTACGATTAAACTTCTAGAGGATTGATAACTGCTTTGAGTGATTGTGAGATTAAGATACTGGGGTAACAGGTGATTTTGACTACCCAGTAACATACATACGTATGAGGTGAATGTACCACATAGTTTCTAACATGACTACAACCACAAAATACTAGCAGTCAGGTAGCATGCAAATGATATTACCTGGGAAAAATATTGTTTGCAATGTACGGTACATCGTTTGCTGCGGGCAATAGAAATACTACAGAGAAAATTTGCTGGCACACCTTGTTGGCAGCCGATACTGATCTTTGAGAGTGACATTTCTATTCTATTGAATATATTGTTGcgttctgtcctggattttccattgtttgtattctATGGAAGGAGTAGAGATAATGACTCGTCGTATATTTGAGACTTTGAGTCGTTAGTAGACACATAACCAAAGCTGATAATGTTGCTGAGCTTTCAGACGAATGCTTGTTCAGAACTAACAGAATACACACAGATTTCCACAGCTACATTTTCCTGGCAGACTACATTCTACTGGCACAGGGTCTCGTGTGGTGAGGGGTTGTGTTGAATGGAGTGAGTGAGAAGAGGGGAGCAGGAGGAAGGGATGAGGCAGGGTGGTTGACAATTGGCAGGTGAGGTAACAACCCCATGGGAAAGGGATGTAGAACAACTAGCTCTCTCTGGCACACACAGTTTGACCAAGAGCAGTGTTGAGCACCAGTTAGTTGAAAACACTGCTGAGACTTCAGTGGCcacttcacaacccatgccatctggcTTCTTCCCCCAAAAACAGTCTCTCTGTATTATGCAGATAGGAATTGTCCTTACAACACCTTTGAGCTTTAACACCCCAGCATCGCTCTCTGCTAGCACATGTGTGATGCCCACATTCACCTCTGCCCCCATAACCCATGAACCACATTCATTCTCTCTGCACCACACCTTCCTCTCTGCAGTCTCTCTGTTCTCTTTCTCCCTTACATCTACTCTGCCACTTCATTGTGCACTGGGCAAACCGTCCCTGCTTGCTTCAGAGTGAGATCACTCTACCCCAACCCTCCCTTTGATTGTATGGCTCACAAAATTCTGCTTAGCAAACTAGTGTTACGGTGTGGTTTAAATCTTAAGTTCATAACAAAGCCCAGGGTCTTATTAAGAGACCCTATCTCAGGCATGAAAATAACTTGAAAATGAGGGAACATAGCATGTTGAGTGCCACAGGAATCATTACTGGGCGCACTATGATTTCTAACCTACATAAATGATTTCAATGACTCGAAAGGGCATTTCAAAAACTGTTATCTTTGCTGATGGCACAAGTGTACTAAACTATAGTCAAGCTGAACAGTAGCAGGCATAGTATAAATGATAGCTGAACAGGCAGGCCTACAAGTGATTCACAGCTGACTGTTTGTCTTGACCTCACAAAGACTAATTATGTAATATCAGATGAATGATGATTATTTTTAACATCAGAAGTAGAGATTAATGGTCATATATTAAATGAAGTAcagtgtgtaaaattccttggggtTCAGCAGCATAACAAGTTAAAAGGAGTAAACACATGGGTAAACTGACAGAGCAGCTCAGTTCAGCATGTTACACCCTTAGAAGCATCTACCATTGTGTAGACAAGTGTGTtcattattttgcattttttcactTTCTGTTGTGTGGTATACACAGTCATactacaaaacacaaaaataattttcatgtagggttttctttgtacagaatccagaatgGAGTTATGTACTCTGGTGGTAAGATATTTAACAAGTTCCTTCCTAATGTAAAACAAGAAATTGAGAATTCATACTATTCATTAGCCACTCTTTctacacattttctgaaaatctgAGATTCAGGgacttaaaaattttttttagctaCATAGTGAGTAGCAGTATTTGTTCTGTAACTGATATATTGGGCACTACAGGCAGAAACAGCAGCTATAGCAGCTATGTAATGCTGAAAGTCGGAAggcagctcagtttttttttttttttttttttttttcagagtaacaGCTTTCTTACTGATTTACTCAAATTCAGGTGGCATAAATGTGAATAACATTAAGCGGTGAAGTATTAATACAGAATAAAGATTAAATTCCTATGACGTCTTTGTGTCATGTTAATATATATCTGAACTTGTTCCGCATCCCTGAATCTTCACCTTCTTGATGGGATCAGGCTAAAAGTCTAGAATAGGGCTAGTGCTGTGTTTGTGTTATGTAGCCAATGGGAGAGCAGCAGGCAGATGAGgtgttttgaagtaatacattcggaAGAAAGAGTGAAACATTGCTGTAAATGGGGATTATAAATGTAATTGCTCATTGTTTGAGTCAGAGCTATTTAAACTGTGCTAGCATTTGCAGATCAAGTACAGTGTCACAACCCATGACGTACTCAAAAAAGCGATGAAATATTTCCATTCTCTTAGTTCTTTCACAATCGATATGTTTGAGCACCCTAAGTagatcaatgttttttaattacAAATCATGGGAGAAGGTAGGTAGATCAGTATGAATAAGTATATATATCGTGCAACTCTTTCATGAATAAATATTGATCCACctaccttctcccatgatttaattaaaaaaatattgatccACTTACTGAAGGCAGATTGATTGTGTAGTCATTCCACCACAATATTTGATACATTTATGTTTTTATGAAATTAATCCATGAGACACACAACAACGAATGAGATTGCTGTGCAGAACTAAATCACTTAAATCAGTCACGTTAAAGTCTGCGTAGTGTACATCATTTGCATATTTCCTTGGATTTAGTTTATAGCTATCCTACAAGACTTTGATAATAGCCTTAATGGACAATGCAGGTAGGCACTGTCACATATCACGAGGTCTTTATACAATTATCATACAAGTTTAATCTTCTATAAATTTCAACTATGATACTGGATTTTGGCCTTAGTACACACATGCTtcatttataatttctgtcaagttACTTTTTGAACACTTGTATGTTCTTGTTGTGGCAGTCTCCCTGTAAGCATGTTATATAATTCATATCAGGAAGATGCTGTGCCTTACATATTTGTTTAATTTTGTGGTGTTGTGATCCTTTTACCTAGACTTTGTGATGAAAAATCTTGTCAAGTAACATCCAAACAGCCACTGAAAGTATGAAAGTGGCCTGTACATTTGGACTGTCCTGCCCTTTCATCaaaaacagcaataacaaaaaccaaccaaccaaccaatggcaTTCTGCCCCGAGCGGCCGGAGTTGGTActtatgtgtgcatgaggtgtgtttgcCTGTGTGTATGAGTggtttgtgtttctcttttgctgataaaGGCTGTGCCGAAAGCTTTATTTAAGTGACTTATAATTGTGCCTGTGTGCTATGTAATGTGTCTtctgtatggtaagtagcaatgtatcttttcctaaattgttgatattGGCAGTATTACAAATTGAGCCTCCTGAAGGTAAGCACTGGCTAACATTTTGTCTCAGTTTAGCATTATCTGTCTTGTGCATCATCTGCACAAATGAAAATACACAAGTGTATGTTTTAGGATCAGGATGAAGATTTAATGCATTTCATATGACATCTATAAttgtgaaatgttttgaattttaaatttataaaattgcagttttgtattttattattattacaggttaGCAGTTCAGATAGAGCACTATTAAATGCATTCCGTGAAATAGCTACTATGGCTGATCGTATTAATCTCCCAAGGACAATTGTGGATCGTGCAAACAATTTGTTCAAACAagtacatgatggcaaaaatctgaAAGGGCGGGCCAATGATGCTATTGCATCTGCTTGCTTGTATATAGCTTGCAGACAGGAAGGTGTACCACGTACCTTTAAGGTATGTTTCTGTTCTTATTAAGAGTGTGAATTAGTTTTAATTGCATTTGTTTATTGTCACATCTGTTGCACTGTGTGTTCATAGTTCTCACACAGTAAcgttttaccaaaaaaaaaaaaaaaaaaaaaaaaaaaaaaaaaaaaaaaaaaaaaaaaaaaaattttctcttttattgtgGTGAAAGATGAAACTTATATTGTAAAGCCTCAATCAGCAATTCCTGTTTCTCTTAATTTCCCCCTCTCCCCCATAAATAATACTCATTGAGCATTTAGAGAAAAGTAAAGGAATCCTGCGTCATTGTCTTGAATAAGTCTCTAGCAGAGGTGGTGTGCCATTGTTTTTCTCCCACCTTTTGTTTGCAATGTAATTTTATTGTGCAGTGTGTCATTTTGAGGACTTTGTACCGTAAATAAACAATCAGTTAACTTCTGCTTGCTGTGTGATAGCAAATATAAGCATGAACAGAAGtatattgtatgtatatttttGTTTGTGACATCTGTAAAAAATGCCTAGTTACTGTGCGTACATTACACAAGGCTTCAAAAGTAGTTATTACTGTGAAATACAAATGTACACTAGTGAGACAGTACATTTTCTGTTAGCTTGCAGCCGTGCGATCTGAGGCACCTTGCCATGATTCATGTGGCTGCCCCCGAAGGATGTTTGAGTCCGCCCTCGGGTGCGTGTGTGTGGGCGCATGTGTGTTGTctgtagcgtaagttagattaagtaatgtgtaaacctacggaccaatgatctcagcagtttggtcccataggaacttaccaccaaaattTTCTTTAGCCCATGATCTAGTGGTTTGCATCACTACAGTGGATCCTTGGGGCACAGGTTCAGTTTCCTGCCACattggagattttcttcacttgggGAGTGGATTGTGATGTTTGCATAACTTTGTTTCCTCTTCATTGATCCGCAAGTGCCAAATTAGAATAAAatagaaagacttacaccaggcaacCGAACAGCATGAAATGGGATGTGCAGGCCAATAATGCCATAagatcttttcatttcattttcttttatatgcTGAGTTACTACTAATTTTTTGGTCCAGAAGTGTGTCAATATTTGCAGAAGAGGAGGTGCAGCCAGCTTCGGTTGTTATAACTAATTAGTTATATTTTTTTGTGAAGCACAAAGAGAAACTTCAGCCGCCGGCTGATATCGATTGAGGGCATTTTTTGAATTAAGCTGTTGAGACAAGCCACATCACAGCAATGATTATTGATACCAGTGGTGCAGCTTTTTATTCACTTGATTGAACACAATGATATGATTGCACCTGTTGTTGGGTGGTCCACTCCGATCATATGGCAGAAAATCTTCATTAGAAGGATGAATATGATGAGACAGCTGATGGGACTAGCTGAATCCTCCTTGTCAATCAGTGACATGGGCTATATTGATTGTTTTCTGATGGCACCAACTTGGTCTAGCTGACAACACTGTTTTTAATGTCATACGATTTCGAACTTAGTTTTACATATAGTAGTTTTTTTGCAACCACAAAACTAGAGGCTTGCTACATAAAGCATTGATTGCTGCAGAAAGATTGGATTTTTCGGGTGTGCTAAAATGAGATGAATCTAGCATGTTTCCTGTAGAAGCATTCTTAGGGGGTACTATATGAACATTCCCCAAGCAGCCTGTCACTCTTGTGACAGGCTGCTAGAGATTTTTGGTTGAGGAAACTCAACCTGATGGTGACTTAAATTTAGCGTTTGGTGTTTTATGTAAACATTTAACAGTGTGCTTTAgtaaaaataatgaatgtagaggAATATCTTAGCATTTCCAAATTTAAGTTACAAGTTGACAGTCAGATATCATGAGAGGAAATTCCTCATCATTGATGGAAATAGCAGTTTTTGATTCGTAATTCATTATGGTAGCTTTTGTCTGAAGTTAATAAGATTTTATGTGTGCAGTGATCTGTGAAGACTTCCttcttatacatatatatattcccTTCCCAGGAGATTTGTGCTGTTAGCAAGATAAGTAAAAAGGAGATTGGTCGCTGTTTCAAATTGATTTTGAAAGCTTTGGAAACTAATGTGGAAATTATCACCACTAGTGACTTCATGTTACGTTTCTGCTCCAACCTTGGTAAGTTcgattctttctctctctcctgaAACTGCCATATGTAAAATTTTCCACTACCCTCTGACCACCATATACCAAGAAGATTAGATTTATGTTGTAGCATTAATTTCAGTTAGAAAAAGTAGTCTATATGCTTTAAATATGCCTGTCTACTAAATATTGTTGGCCCAAAATACCTCATGATTTGATTATTTAAATGTAGTGTGGTGCTTCATAAAAAGTGTTCAAAATTGCTTGACATTTTATATTCTTATATATGCAGTTAATAATACTTATGAAATTGAAATTCAGTTTTCATTGTGGTAAAAAGAAAATCCAATTTAGCAGTTTTTGTTTGTGCCATGTCTTTAAGTAAACTTTCCTCATAAACTTTCAGCATAGAAAAGTGGAACTATCAGACTGGTAATGGTAAGTTTTCAGTTATCCTCTCCACtt is from Schistocerca cancellata isolate TAMUIC-IGC-003103 chromosome 6, iqSchCanc2.1, whole genome shotgun sequence and encodes:
- the LOC126191445 gene encoding transcription initiation factor IIB is translated as MASSSRFDTNKICCYAHPDAPLIEDYRAGDQICSECGLVVGDRVIDVGSEWRTFSNEKAGADPSRVGGPENPLLNGSDLSTMIGPGRGDASFDGFGVSKYQNRRTVSSSDRALLNAFREIATMADRINLPRTIVDRANNLFKQVHDGKNLKGRANDAIASACLYIACRQEGVPRTFKEICAVSKISKKEIGRCFKLILKALETNVEIITTSDFMLRFCSNLGLPNMVQRAATHIARKAVELDIAPGRSPISVAAAAIYMASQASEAKRSQKEIGDIAGVADVTIRQSYKLMYPHAAKLFPEDFKFATSIDQLPQM